In Natronomonas halophila, one DNA window encodes the following:
- a CDS encoding DUF7139 domain-containing protein has product MTTADTDGSGEDRLVALYRNYIGEPDRRTDVYLGFALFFGGLGLGLIGLLLFGIERTALAGEVFWLREIAFAGGAFGLPLVLFSVVVLLPADRRALYVAAVGLVVTIAAIAFFVSVYPSNWNAGADYSLRGVTIYAVGVVSVLASTGAALVSYHIERVSGGPGTAAEEAETDAGPDVTDEQVQQDIDEAMSNTEINWGGVEKVETERLNITPDAELDGENLDQSSANVHRSKSVDEQLSALQGLKGGENRTDTSDSVDDQAAALQELREQQRKEAEAEPDGVWERLKQRLGG; this is encoded by the coding sequence ATGACGACCGCCGACACGGACGGGTCGGGCGAGGACCGACTCGTCGCACTCTATCGGAACTACATCGGGGAACCGGACCGGCGTACGGACGTTTACCTCGGCTTCGCGCTCTTCTTCGGCGGCCTTGGCCTCGGCTTGATCGGATTGCTGCTTTTCGGCATCGAGCGAACCGCCCTTGCGGGCGAGGTGTTCTGGCTCCGCGAAATCGCTTTCGCGGGCGGGGCCTTCGGCCTGCCGCTGGTGCTGTTTTCGGTCGTCGTACTGTTGCCCGCCGACCGCCGAGCGCTGTACGTGGCCGCTGTCGGCCTCGTGGTCACCATCGCCGCTATCGCCTTCTTCGTCTCCGTCTATCCGAGCAACTGGAACGCCGGCGCCGACTACAGCCTCCGCGGCGTCACCATCTATGCGGTCGGCGTCGTGAGCGTCCTCGCCTCGACGGGCGCCGCCCTCGTCAGTTACCACATCGAGCGAGTCAGCGGCGGCCCCGGAACCGCTGCCGAGGAGGCCGAAACCGACGCCGGTCCCGACGTCACCGACGAGCAGGTCCAGCAGGACATCGACGAGGCCATGTCGAACACCGAAATCAACTGGGGCGGCGTCGAGAAGGTCGAAACCGAGCGGCTGAACATCACCCCCGACGCCGAACTGGACGGCGAAAACCTCGACCAGTCTTCGGCGAACGTCCACCGCTCGAAAAGCGTCGACGAGCAACTCTCCGCACTACAGGGCCTGAAAGGCGGCGAGAACCGCACCGACACGAGTGACAGCGTCGACGACCAGGCGGCGGCCTTGCAGGAACTCCGCGAGCAGCAGCGCAAGGAGGCCGAGGCCGAACCCGACGGCGTCTGGGAACGTCTGAAGCAGCGTCTCGGCGGCTAA
- a CDS encoding RPA family protein — MSDSGPGRREVAYRLFAAEFDDAEFSYSESDEERAPNYVVTPTGARVNRLFAVGVLTEVDDVNPEMVRGRIVDPTGAFVSYAGQYQPEALAFLERADPPTFVSLSGKARTFEPDDGDQIYTSVRPESISEVDAETRDRWVVTTAERTIDRIGIMASAIEAELSGDQLRAALVEEGIDDRLADGVALALDYYDTTPAYLDALRETALDAARVVAGERDEVRRLDVAPDEGMGDASDLATLDLSGAPSPASAAAAAGVDEEDEAEVTPGTVEEESEEPEPEESAEAETEVETEPATGEPAEVEGTSEPAESETIEETEEVTEETAEPAAEPETESETVEEPGEFESEEEVREEVEEELDDFDPGEFDLDEETREQVEEEYGTEFSTADEVEEAGIETPESEGEIESEPEATESEEVPEPEPEDTEEPAEPIEGEAEEETGTEEEAEAAGDVDLEDAVMNTMEELDEGDGADHDELVEAVVESHGVAADDVEEAIQDALMSGRCYEPSDGTLKSI; from the coding sequence ATGAGTGACTCCGGCCCCGGACGACGGGAGGTCGCCTACCGCCTCTTCGCCGCCGAGTTCGACGACGCGGAGTTCTCCTACAGCGAAAGCGACGAGGAGCGCGCGCCGAACTACGTCGTCACGCCGACCGGCGCGCGGGTCAACCGCCTCTTCGCGGTCGGCGTCCTCACTGAAGTCGACGACGTCAACCCCGAGATGGTTCGGGGGCGTATCGTCGACCCGACGGGCGCTTTCGTCAGTTACGCCGGCCAGTATCAACCCGAAGCGCTGGCCTTTCTCGAACGCGCCGACCCGCCGACCTTCGTCTCCCTCTCCGGGAAGGCTCGAACCTTCGAACCAGACGACGGCGACCAGATTTACACGTCGGTCCGGCCCGAATCAATCAGCGAGGTCGACGCCGAAACCCGGGATCGCTGGGTCGTCACGACGGCCGAGCGGACCATCGACCGCATCGGAATCATGGCCTCGGCCATCGAGGCCGAACTCTCCGGCGACCAGTTACGCGCCGCGCTGGTCGAGGAGGGTATCGACGACCGCCTCGCCGACGGCGTCGCGCTCGCGTTGGATTACTACGACACGACGCCCGCCTACCTCGACGCGCTTCGGGAGACCGCTCTCGATGCCGCCCGCGTCGTCGCGGGCGAGCGCGATGAGGTCCGGCGACTCGACGTCGCCCCCGACGAGGGGATGGGCGACGCCAGCGACCTCGCGACGCTCGACCTGTCGGGTGCTCCCTCGCCGGCGTCGGCGGCTGCCGCGGCCGGCGTCGACGAGGAAGACGAGGCCGAGGTCACTCCGGGAACGGTCGAAGAGGAAAGCGAGGAACCCGAACCCGAGGAGTCGGCCGAAGCGGAAACGGAGGTCGAAACCGAACCGGCGACCGGAGAGCCTGCTGAAGTCGAAGGAACGTCCGAACCCGCCGAATCCGAGACCATCGAGGAGACCGAGGAAGTGACCGAAGAGACGGCCGAACCGGCGGCCGAACCCGAGACTGAATCCGAGACCGTCGAGGAACCCGGCGAATTCGAATCCGAAGAGGAGGTCCGCGAGGAAGTCGAGGAGGAACTGGACGACTTCGACCCCGGAGAGTTCGACCTCGACGAGGAGACCCGCGAACAGGTCGAAGAGGAGTACGGCACCGAGTTCTCGACGGCCGACGAGGTTGAGGAGGCCGGCATCGAGACCCCCGAATCCGAGGGTGAAATTGAATCGGAACCCGAAGCGACCGAATCCGAGGAAGTGCCGGAACCCGAACCGGAAGACACCGAGGAGCCGGCCGAACCCATCGAGGGGGAGGCCGAGGAAGAAACGGGAACTGAAGAAGAGGCCGAAGCCGCCGGAGACGTCGACCTCGAAGACGCCGTCATGAATACGATGGAAGAACTCGACGAGGGCGACGGTGCCGACCACGACGAACTCGTCGAGGCAGTCGTCGAATCCCACGGTGTCGCCGCCGACGACGTCGAAGAGGCGATTCAGGACGCCCTCATGAGCGGCCGGTGTTACGAGCCCTCCGACGGCACGCTCAAGTCCATCTGA
- a CDS encoding pyridoxal phosphate-dependent aminotransferase: protein MQIEPFELERWFAEVESGADIMLAESGVRPLEASRFDTDPGELGYVIPTAGDPEFREAIGAHHDRTAEETIFTCGTQEANFLTFLSLVDTHAVVVTPTYGSLSEVPAALAETTEVPLSDLDWTLDVDAVAEAIRPDTDLVVVNNPNNPTGRYHDEDAMRALYDVCADNGTYLLCDEVYRLLDEDPRPPVASFGRYGISTAGVSKSFGLAGLRFGWLCGPAAVVAAVENWKDYTTISPSAFGQHIARQAWDRREELLAENREHAAKNRELVVEFLDEHDLEWSNPDCGTNAFIEVPDGFAGGESFCRSLVEAESVVLAPGEAFDRSDWFRIGFGLPHEELVEGLARVDSFLQQHA, encoded by the coding sequence ATGCAAATCGAACCGTTCGAACTCGAACGCTGGTTCGCCGAGGTCGAATCCGGCGCCGATATCATGCTCGCCGAAAGCGGCGTTCGCCCGCTCGAAGCGAGCCGCTTCGATACGGACCCCGGCGAGTTGGGCTACGTCATCCCCACCGCAGGCGACCCCGAATTCCGCGAGGCCATCGGCGCCCACCACGACCGAACCGCCGAGGAGACGATTTTCACCTGTGGGACACAGGAGGCCAACTTCCTCACATTCCTCTCGCTGGTCGATACCCACGCCGTCGTCGTGACGCCGACCTACGGGTCGCTCTCGGAGGTGCCGGCGGCGCTGGCCGAAACGACCGAAGTCCCCCTTTCGGACCTCGACTGGACGCTCGATGTCGATGCGGTCGCCGAAGCGATTCGCCCCGATACCGACCTCGTCGTCGTCAACAACCCGAACAACCCGACCGGCCGCTACCACGACGAGGACGCGATGCGTGCCCTCTACGACGTCTGTGCGGACAACGGAACCTACCTGCTCTGTGATGAGGTCTACCGCCTGCTGGACGAGGACCCACGGCCCCCCGTCGCGAGTTTCGGCCGCTACGGTATCTCGACTGCCGGCGTCTCCAAATCCTTCGGTCTCGCTGGCTTACGATTCGGCTGGCTCTGTGGCCCCGCGGCCGTCGTCGCCGCCGTCGAGAACTGGAAGGATTACACCACCATCTCGCCTTCGGCGTTCGGCCAGCATATTGCCCGACAGGCGTGGGACCGCCGGGAGGAATTACTGGCCGAGAACCGCGAGCACGCCGCGAAAAACCGCGAATTGGTCGTCGAGTTCCTCGACGAACACGACCTCGAATGGTCGAATCCCGACTGCGGGACCAACGCCTTCATCGAGGTGCCCGACGGCTTCGCTGGCGGAGAATCATTCTGCCGAAGCCTCGTCGAGGCCGAATCGGTCGTCCTCGCACCCGGCGAGGCCTTCGACCGCTCCGACTGGTTCCGCATCGGCTTCGGCCTGCCTCACGAGGAACTCGTCGAAGGGCTGGCACGCGTCGATTCGTTCCTCCAGCAACACGCCTGA
- a CDS encoding uracil-DNA glycosylase family protein, producing MKRVTDRVSNPFGMRAPGEPAVHGYGDANADFHVIGADADTHGGADTGVPFTDSTAGKRLQRVLHSVGFAAEPYSDGPELTNCYLSYLHLSPGDPADLERYLDAELRALNAHILLPVGDAPLSYVLEEFTTQARKLPHDADRLHASEVRGRGFLVVPVREPADWEPGDEEALIDRLAALLDSDYRQTKGVATTVG from the coding sequence GTGAAACGAGTGACGGACCGGGTGTCGAACCCCTTCGGCATGCGAGCGCCCGGCGAACCGGCCGTCCACGGGTACGGCGACGCGAACGCTGATTTCCACGTCATCGGCGCCGATGCTGACACTCACGGCGGCGCCGACACCGGCGTTCCCTTCACGGACTCGACTGCCGGCAAGCGTCTGCAACGCGTCCTCCATTCGGTTGGCTTCGCGGCCGAACCGTACAGCGACGGCCCCGAGTTGACGAACTGCTACCTCTCCTATCTTCACCTCTCGCCCGGCGACCCCGCCGACCTCGAACGGTATCTCGACGCGGAACTCCGGGCCCTGAACGCCCACATCCTCCTGCCGGTCGGCGACGCTCCGCTGTCGTACGTTCTGGAGGAGTTCACGACCCAGGCGCGGAAACTCCCGCACGACGCCGACCGTCTCCACGCCAGCGAGGTCCGGGGCCGGGGCTTTCTGGTCGTCCCCGTCCGGGAGCCTGCCGACTGGGAACCGGGCGACGAGGAGGCCCTTATCGACCGATTGGCGGCGCTGCTCGATAGCGACTATCGACAGACGAAAGGCGTGGCGACGACGGTCGGCTAA
- the dph2 gene encoding diphthamide biosynthesis enzyme Dph2 — MSQESSERTEGDLRNTGMSLRHERTWDYELDRIVDAVEERDAGTVGLQFPEGLKRRAPRVADDLRELLPEDVNVLISGQPCYGACDLDTEVMRRTDVFVHFGHSPMKESEKIIYVPLFSNVEVTPIMEESLEELADPDEDPAVGLVTTAQHMNKFDEMRSWLEERDYEVEVRRGDDRLTHEGQVLGCNYASADVDADQILYVGGGKFHPLGLAMEHPDKKVIIADPVNNVVKIADTEKFMKQRYASVHKAMDAEEWGVIYCTKIGQGRWEKAQEIVENNENAYLLTMDEVTPDRLTNFGLDAYVNTGCPRITTDDGPQFKQPMLTPGEYEIAVGNKDLEDLEFDTFHGTW, encoded by the coding sequence ATGAGTCAGGAATCCTCGGAACGAACCGAGGGCGACCTCCGGAACACCGGGATGTCGCTCCGACACGAGCGGACGTGGGACTACGAACTCGACCGAATCGTGGATGCGGTCGAAGAGCGGGATGCCGGCACCGTCGGTCTGCAGTTCCCCGAAGGCCTCAAGCGACGCGCCCCGCGCGTCGCCGACGACCTGCGAGAACTGCTTCCAGAGGACGTCAACGTCCTCATTTCGGGCCAGCCCTGTTACGGCGCCTGCGACCTCGACACCGAGGTCATGCGCCGGACGGACGTCTTCGTCCACTTCGGCCACTCCCCGATGAAGGAGTCCGAGAAGATAATCTACGTCCCCCTCTTCTCGAACGTCGAAGTCACGCCCATCATGGAGGAGTCCCTGGAGGAACTCGCCGACCCCGACGAGGACCCCGCAGTCGGGCTCGTGACGACGGCCCAGCACATGAACAAGTTCGACGAGATGCGCTCGTGGCTCGAAGAGCGCGACTACGAGGTCGAAGTCCGCCGTGGCGACGACCGCCTGACCCACGAGGGGCAGGTCCTCGGCTGTAACTACGCCTCCGCGGACGTCGACGCCGACCAGATTCTCTACGTCGGCGGCGGGAAGTTCCACCCCCTCGGCCTCGCGATGGAACACCCCGACAAGAAGGTCATCATCGCCGACCCCGTCAACAACGTCGTCAAAATTGCTGACACGGAGAAGTTCATGAAGCAGCGATACGCCTCCGTCCACAAGGCGATGGACGCCGAGGAGTGGGGCGTCATCTACTGCACCAAAATCGGACAGGGCCGCTGGGAGAAAGCCCAGGAAATCGTCGAGAACAACGAGAACGCTTACCTGCTGACGATGGACGAGGTGACCCCGGACCGCCTCACCAACTTCGGGCTGGACGCCTACGTCAACACCGGCTGTCCCCGGATTACGACCGACGACGGCCCGCAGTTCAAACAGCCGATGCTGACGCCCGGCGAGTACGAAATCGCCGTCGGCAACAAGGACCTCGAAGACCTCGAATTCGACACCTTCCACGGCACCTGGTAA
- a CDS encoding METTL5 family protein produces the protein MTDGKAGATRRRLAQELAVVAGFEDPRAPLEQYHTPPDLAAHIVHVADLQDDIEDRTVADLGCGTGMLALGAALRGPKRVLGVDIDPAPLSTACENETRVGAMTNVAWLRADATRAPLCPDEEVTVLMNPPFGAQTGSEGADRAFLETAANVAAVSYSVHNAGSQEFVEAFADDNGGEVTHAFAAEFEIPRQFEHHTEESQQIDTEVFRIEWA, from the coding sequence ATGACAGACGGGAAGGCGGGCGCGACGCGCCGACGGTTGGCACAGGAGTTGGCAGTCGTCGCGGGGTTCGAGGACCCACGCGCGCCGCTGGAGCAGTACCACACGCCGCCCGATTTGGCGGCTCACATCGTCCACGTCGCGGACCTGCAGGACGACATCGAAGACCGGACCGTGGCCGACCTCGGCTGTGGGACGGGGATGCTCGCACTCGGGGCGGCCCTCCGCGGGCCGAAGCGCGTTCTCGGCGTCGATATCGACCCGGCGCCGCTGTCGACCGCCTGCGAGAACGAAACCCGGGTTGGCGCGATGACCAACGTCGCGTGGCTCCGGGCCGACGCGACGCGGGCGCCGCTGTGTCCCGATGAAGAAGTGACCGTTCTCATGAACCCGCCGTTCGGCGCCCAGACCGGCAGCGAGGGCGCCGATCGCGCTTTCCTCGAAACCGCCGCCAACGTCGCGGCCGTCTCCTACTCCGTCCACAACGCCGGCAGCCAGGAGTTCGTCGAAGCCTTCGCCGATGACAACGGTGGCGAGGTGACCCACGCTTTCGCCGCGGAGTTCGAGATTCCGCGCCAGTTCGAACACCACACCGAGGAATCCCAGCAAATCGATACCGAAGTCTTCCGCATCGAGTGGGCGTAA
- a CDS encoding halocyanin domain-containing protein: MRELSRRRFVQATGATVAVGAVAGCTGDSGNGNGNGNGNGDTPTPGGNGGDVPQEIADHLDGANLYEGSVEDLTGQDEVTVNVGAGDGLAFDPPAIRISSSTTVVWEWTGAGGSHNVASVEGSESDFTSDYSNEEGYTFEQSFDNTGIQLYVCEPHQTQGMKGAIEVVE; this comes from the coding sequence ATGCGAGAACTCAGCCGACGGCGATTCGTTCAGGCTACCGGCGCAACGGTTGCGGTTGGTGCGGTTGCCGGTTGTACCGGCGACAGCGGCAACGGGAACGGCAACGGGAACGGGAACGGTGACACGCCGACGCCCGGTGGCAACGGTGGCGACGTGCCGCAGGAAATCGCCGACCACCTCGACGGTGCGAACCTCTACGAGGGCTCCGTCGAGGACCTCACCGGTCAGGACGAGGTAACCGTGAACGTCGGCGCTGGCGACGGGCTGGCCTTCGACCCGCCGGCGATTCGCATCTCCTCGAGTACGACCGTCGTCTGGGAGTGGACCGGCGCGGGCGGCAGCCACAACGTCGCCTCCGTCGAAGGCTCCGAAAGCGACTTCACTAGCGACTACTCCAACGAAGAGGGATACACCTTCGAACAGTCCTTCGACAACACCGGCATCCAACTCTACGTCTGTGAACCCCACCAGACCCAGGGCATGAAAGGCGCCATCGAAGTCGTCGAATAA
- a CDS encoding transposase — translation MECPRCGEDLERYALQGREAFGCNACGYIGVPVEHRGEYDPPESWDEAISRFHNVDRVESVTIETAEDDPTPEFIDEEGDTLEPAFIRVDAGNGTNGAPDAEFACAVCGETFDSRAALDGHSAVHTDEENEA, via the coding sequence ATGGAGTGTCCCCGGTGCGGGGAGGACTTAGAGCGGTACGCCCTGCAGGGCCGGGAGGCGTTCGGCTGCAACGCCTGTGGCTACATCGGCGTCCCCGTCGAACACCGCGGGGAGTACGACCCGCCGGAATCGTGGGACGAGGCCATCTCCCGGTTCCACAACGTCGACCGCGTCGAATCGGTCACCATCGAGACGGCAGAGGACGACCCGACGCCGGAGTTCATCGACGAGGAGGGCGACACACTGGAACCCGCATTCATCCGCGTCGACGCCGGCAACGGGACCAACGGGGCACCCGACGCCGAGTTCGCGTGTGCAGTCTGCGGCGAGACGTTCGACTCGCGGGCGGCGTTGGATGGCCACAGCGCCGTACACACGGACGAAGAAAACGAGGCGTAA
- a CDS encoding metallophosphoesterase, which produces MLDPVPGRPAAVADCGPERALVVADYHAGIEVGLRLDGVELRSNAEQRRERLLRLLVDTDADRVVLLGDLADAIGEPTGAERIELETLLETVTERVPVTITKGNHDGNIEAVADGITDVNVVDGSGTRIGDVGFCHGHTWPAEEVAAAPTLCTAHEHPQVRLEDAVGGSRTERVWLRGGIDSAGFPEYDEVGDRMVVCPAFNDRSGGTFVNEADGFLSPFLPEGLADGEAYLLDGTRLGDYRRV; this is translated from the coding sequence ATGCTCGACCCGGTGCCCGGCCGGCCGGCCGCCGTCGCCGACTGCGGGCCGGAGCGCGCCCTCGTCGTCGCCGACTATCACGCCGGCATCGAGGTGGGCCTTCGACTGGATGGCGTCGAACTCCGAAGCAACGCCGAGCAACGCCGTGAGCGCCTTCTTCGGTTGTTGGTCGACACCGACGCCGACCGCGTCGTCCTTTTGGGTGACCTCGCGGACGCCATCGGCGAACCGACCGGTGCCGAGCGCATCGAACTGGAGACGCTTTTGGAGACGGTCACCGAGCGCGTCCCGGTCACGATTACGAAGGGCAACCACGACGGAAACATCGAGGCCGTCGCAGACGGCATCACGGACGTGAACGTCGTCGATGGCTCCGGAACCCGTATCGGCGACGTTGGGTTCTGTCACGGCCACACGTGGCCCGCCGAGGAAGTCGCCGCCGCGCCGACGCTGTGTACCGCCCACGAGCACCCGCAGGTCCGACTCGAAGACGCGGTCGGCGGTAGCCGAACGGAGCGCGTCTGGCTTCGAGGGGGTATCGACTCGGCGGGCTTTCCGGAGTACGACGAGGTGGGCGACCGAATGGTCGTCTGCCCCGCGTTTAACGACCGCTCGGGTGGCACCTTCGTCAACGAAGCCGACGGGTTCCTCTCACCGTTTCTGCCCGAGGGGTTGGCCGACGGCGAGGCTTACTTGCTCGACGGAACGCGGCTTGGCGATTATCGGCGCGTGTAG
- a CDS encoding DUF5658 family protein, translated as MGLWGIAVLCFGAGDVVTTAVGLRLTGVVELQPLAAYLFEYSAVGSMLVLKATVFGGCYVVWRRTPQPYCVGVPLGLAVLGTLIVVWNLRVLLLTTLA; from the coding sequence ATGGGGTTGTGGGGCATCGCCGTTCTCTGTTTCGGGGCCGGCGACGTGGTGACGACGGCTGTGGGACTCCGACTGACGGGCGTCGTCGAACTCCAGCCGCTCGCCGCGTACCTCTTCGAGTATTCGGCCGTCGGGTCGATGCTCGTGCTGAAAGCCACCGTTTTCGGGGGCTGTTATGTCGTCTGGCGGCGCACGCCCCAGCCCTACTGTGTCGGCGTGCCGCTGGGGTTGGCGGTCCTCGGGACACTCATCGTCGTCTGGAACCTCCGTGTGTTGCTTCTCACGACGCTTGCATGA
- a CDS encoding YlbF family regulator: MSVETTPEGDLTSDVDELATELGEAITDLPAYQEFCEAKAAVEADEELQEEIREFEQLREEFMMARQTGDASNEDLRELQSAQQELHEKPKMSAYLQAQSEIELKLQELNEIISEPLEVDFGQKAGGCCED; this comes from the coding sequence ATGAGCGTCGAGACGACTCCCGAAGGCGACCTTACGAGCGATGTCGACGAACTCGCAACGGAACTCGGCGAGGCCATCACGGACCTCCCGGCCTACCAGGAGTTCTGCGAAGCCAAAGCGGCCGTCGAGGCCGACGAGGAACTTCAAGAGGAGATTCGCGAGTTCGAACAGCTCCGCGAGGAGTTCATGATGGCACGACAGACGGGCGATGCGAGCAACGAGGATCTGCGTGAGCTTCAGTCGGCCCAGCAGGAACTCCACGAGAAGCCGAAGATGTCCGCGTATCTGCAGGCCCAGTCCGAAATCGAGCTGAAACTGCAGGAACTCAACGAAATCATCTCCGAACCGCTGGAAGTCGACTTCGGACAGAAGGCCGGCGGCTGCTGCGAGGACTAA
- a CDS encoding Single-stranded DNA binding protein produces the protein MSLDDAAEELASSLGVDKAEVKEDLEKLVSYSVPMDEAKQSLRRKYGDGGGGGGGSDEPPETDIDDIEPDMGNVTVTARVLTVGKRSIRYEGEDQTIFEGELADKTGRISYTAWTDFSLSPGDTITAGNAGVREWEGDPELNLGESTTVTLRDEPLEVPYDIGGERDLIDLEPGDRGRTLEVKAVEVESKTIDGRDGETEILSGVLGDSTARLPFTDWDPHDEIAEGESVRLEDVYIREYRGVPSVNVTEFSTVEPTSEVAVSDSATRMTIGEAVGAGGVFDVELVGNVIDVRDGSGLIQRCPDCGRVVQNDQCRSHGEVDPEDDMRVKAILDDGTDTVTVVLGRELTEEIYGGTLEEALEHARDAMDREVVADDISEQLVGGEYRVRGALSVDEYGANLDAEEFAESDDDPESRARDLLAEVGA, from the coding sequence ATGAGCTTAGACGATGCTGCCGAGGAACTCGCCTCCAGCCTCGGCGTAGACAAAGCGGAGGTCAAAGAGGACTTGGAGAAGCTCGTCTCGTATTCGGTGCCGATGGACGAGGCGAAACAGAGCCTGCGCCGGAAGTACGGCGACGGCGGCGGCGGTGGTGGCGGCAGTGACGAACCGCCCGAAACCGACATCGACGACATCGAACCCGACATGGGTAACGTCACCGTCACCGCGCGCGTGCTGACGGTCGGCAAGCGCTCGATTCGCTACGAGGGCGAAGACCAGACCATCTTCGAGGGGGAGTTGGCCGACAAGACCGGCCGCATCTCCTACACCGCCTGGACCGATTTCTCGCTGTCGCCCGGCGACACCATCACCGCGGGCAACGCCGGCGTCCGCGAGTGGGAGGGCGACCCCGAACTCAACCTCGGTGAATCGACGACGGTCACCCTGCGGGACGAACCGCTGGAAGTCCCCTACGACATCGGCGGGGAACGCGACCTCATCGACCTCGAACCCGGTGACCGCGGCCGAACGCTGGAAGTGAAAGCCGTCGAAGTCGAATCCAAGACCATCGACGGCCGCGACGGCGAGACCGAAATCCTCAGCGGCGTGCTGGGCGATTCGACCGCCCGCCTCCCGTTTACTGACTGGGACCCCCACGACGAAATCGCCGAAGGCGAGTCGGTCCGGCTTGAGGACGTCTACATCCGCGAGTACCGGGGTGTCCCCTCCGTGAACGTCACGGAGTTCTCGACGGTCGAACCGACCTCCGAGGTCGCAGTCAGCGATTCGGCGACCCGGATGACCATCGGCGAGGCCGTCGGCGCGGGCGGCGTCTTCGACGTGGAACTGGTCGGCAACGTCATCGACGTCCGCGACGGCTCCGGCCTCATCCAGCGCTGTCCGGACTGCGGCCGCGTCGTCCAGAACGACCAGTGTCGGAGCCACGGCGAGGTCGACCCCGAGGACGACATGCGCGTGAAGGCCATCCTCGATGACGGCACCGACACCGTCACCGTCGTCCTCGGCCGCGAGTTGACTGAGGAAATCTACGGCGGCACCCTCGAAGAAGCGCTGGAACACGCCCGCGATGCGATGGACCGCGAAGTCGTCGCCGATGACATCAGCGAGCAACTGGTCGGCGGCGAGTACCGCGTTCGCGGCGCGCTGTCGGTCGACGAATACGGTGCGAACCTCGACGCCGAGGAGTTCGCCGAGAGCGACGACGACCCCGAGTCACGCGCCCGTGACCTGCTGGCGGAGGTGGGCGCATGA
- a CDS encoding alanyl-tRNA editing protein, translating to MTDLLYLPNDDHVTEFTATVTEATPEYIVLDGTYFYPEGGGQPADHGTIEWDSGRADIGDVRKNHGDVRHRIESLDGDLPKEGTTVDAEIDAERRAKLTRMHTAQHVLSRVVLDEYGAETAGNQVYEDRSRIDFEPANFDEEDIAFIEERTNEVIDRGHSVTKENRPREQVEENVTEGRALLDLIPESVDPLRVVEIEDFDMCPCGGTHVERLDEIGRVDIIDHTSKGADVHRIEFELA from the coding sequence ATGACCGACCTGCTGTATCTACCGAACGACGACCATGTGACCGAATTTACGGCCACGGTGACGGAAGCGACGCCGGAGTATATCGTTCTCGACGGCACGTACTTCTATCCCGAAGGTGGCGGCCAACCGGCGGACCACGGCACCATCGAATGGGACAGTGGTCGGGCCGACATCGGTGACGTCCGGAAGAACCACGGCGACGTTCGCCACCGCATCGAATCGCTGGATGGCGACCTCCCGAAGGAGGGGACGACCGTCGATGCCGAAATCGACGCCGAGCGCCGCGCGAAACTGACCCGGATGCACACCGCCCAGCACGTCCTCTCGCGGGTCGTCCTCGACGAATACGGCGCGGAGACCGCGGGCAATCAGGTCTACGAGGACCGCTCGCGCATCGACTTCGAACCAGCGAACTTCGACGAGGAGGACATCGCCTTCATCGAGGAACGGACCAACGAGGTCATCGACCGCGGCCACTCGGTTACCAAGGAGAACCGCCCGCGCGAACAGGTCGAGGAGAACGTCACGGAAGGGCGGGCACTTCTGGACCTCATCCCGGAGTCGGTCGACCCGCTTCGCGTCGTCGAAATCGAGGACTTCGATATGTGTCCGTGCGGCGGTACTCACGTCGAGCGACTGGACGAAATCGGGCGCGTGGATATTATCGACCACACCTCGAAAGGCGCCGACGTCCACCGCATCGAGTTCGAACTCGCCTGA
- a CDS encoding CBS domain-containing protein: MDDIFVARLMTSDLQTVSPDTLVEDAAQLMIDSGIGSVLVVDEDNGLRGILTSTDFVHIVSERKPKDQTPVSKYMSTDVVTTTAQTPIEEAADLMLEQGVHHLPVVDDTEGVIGIITTTDLTTYVAGLQTQTA, from the coding sequence ATGGACGATATCTTCGTCGCCCGACTGATGACTTCGGACCTGCAAACCGTTTCTCCCGACACACTCGTCGAGGACGCAGCCCAGTTGATGATCGACAGCGGCATCGGTTCCGTGCTCGTCGTCGACGAGGACAACGGACTGCGAGGCATCCTCACCTCGACGGACTTCGTTCATATCGTCAGCGAACGGAAGCCGAAAGACCAGACGCCGGTCTCGAAGTACATGAGCACCGACGTCGTCACGACCACCGCACAGACGCCCATCGAGGAGGCCGCCGACCTGATGCTCGAACAGGGGGTCCACCACCTGCCCGTCGTCGACGACACCGAGGGAGTCATCGGCATCATCACGACGACGGACCTCACCACCTACGTCGCCGGCCTCCAGACACAGACCGCCTGA